The genomic window CGTGGGCACCATGGGGATCCGCTCCACGGCGGTGCGCGCCCGGGAGGCCGAACTGGCCCTGGGCGAGGGTGAGCGCTACATCGAGAAGGTGGCCGAGCTCAGCCAGGACATCCACGCCATCATGGACGCCGAATCGGGCGCCTTCCTGTACCTGAATCCCGCGGTGGAAGACCTGCTGGGCTACCCCACCGAGACCTTCATGAAGGGCGGGCGGGACTACTTCTACTCGCTGGTCCATCCCGACGACCTGCCCATCCTCCGCAAGCACCGGGAGGCCCCCGCGCCGCCCCCGCCGGAGGGCGGGGAGGAGCCCATCCTGGAGGAGATCTACCGCATCCGCAACCACCACGGGGCCTGGCGCTGGTTCAAGAGCCGCCGGACGGTCTTCGTCCGCTACGGCGACGGCCGCCCCGCCGAGACCCTGGCGGTGATCCAGGACATCACCCAGCAGCGCTCCTTCGAGTCCGCCCTGGTGCAGGCCCACAAGGTGGAGAGCCTGGGCGCGCTGGTGAGGGGCACCGTCAACGACCTGAACAACACCCTCATGGGAATCCAGGGCTACGCCGAGATCGCCCTCGAAGGCGAGCAGGGCCCGGCGATCCTGCGCGCCAGCCTCGAGAGCGTGCAGGCAAGCATCGGGCGCGCCACGGGCCTCTGCAAGCAGATCCTCTCCTACACCGGGCAGGGCCGCATCCAGATCTCGCCCCACCAGCTCAACGACGCGGTGCGGGAGAGCCTTTCCGCCATCGAGACCCTCGTGCCCGACGGCGCCCACCTGGTTTTGGACCTCCAGAACGACCTGCCCCTGGCCAGCGTGGACCTGACCCAGGCCCGCCACGCCCTGCTCAACCTGGTCTTCAACGCCTGCGAGTCCCTTGGGATCCGGGGCGGCGAGATCACCATCCGCACCTTCATGCGCAGCCTGGGCGGCACCGAGACCGGGGGCCAGGGCCTCCGCGGCGACTTCGTCTGCCTGGAGGTGGCCGACACCGGTCCCGGCACGCCTCCCGAGATCCTGGGCAAGGTCTTCGACCCCCTCTTCAGCACCCTGCACCCGGGCCACGGCCTGGGCCTGTCCACCGTGGAGGACATCCTCAGGGAGCACCAGGGCGCCGTGCACGCCAAGGGCGAGCCCGGCCTGGGCGACTCCACCGTGCTCTACTTCCACCTGGCCGAGAAGAACCCCGAGATCGACGAGGGCGACGAGGGAACCCCCCTGGTGGGCGCCTCCGGCGTGCTCCTGCTGGTGGACGACGAGCCCACCATCCGCGCCATCCTCCGCCAGGGCTTCGAGAACGCCGGCTTCAAGGTCATCGAGGGCGTGGACGGGGTGGACGGCTTCGCCTCCTTCGTCCGCCACCGGTCCTCCATCAACGCCGTGCTCCTGGACCTCACCATGCCCCGCATGGGCGGCGACGAGGTGTTCGAGGAGATCCACAAGCTGGCCCCGGAAGTGCCCGTCGTGCTCATGAGCGGCTACAGCCAGGAGGAGGCCACGACCGCCCTCGCCGGCCGAGGCCTCGCGGGCTTCCTGTCCAAGCCCTGCAGCATCAAGGAGGCCCTGGCGGTGGTGAGCCGGGCCCTGGCCGCGGCCCGCGCCGGGGCCTGATTTGGACACCTTCCGCCTCACGGGCCGGATGACCCGGCTCTGCTCCCGCCACTGGCTCCTGCACCGGTTCCTGGATCCCCTCTACCGGCACGCGGAGCGCCGCGGCTACGAGCCCCTGGTGCGGGAGAACGCCCTGCGCCTCCTGGAACGGGCCCACGTCGAGCGCCTCACGGGAGGCGGAGAGGCCCCGGAGGCGGCCGTGGAGGCCCTGGACCGCTTCGCGGTCCTCGCGGACCGGGGCGACCCGGACGCCGCCTACCAGGTGGCCGAGGCCCACAGGACCGGCTTCGGCCGGCCCCGGAACCACTGGAAGGCCCTCGAGCACTACCGGATGGCCGCGGACCTGGGCCACCCGGAGGCCGCGGCGCGGCTCCGCAAGCTCCAGGACGGGGAGCCGGTGGAGGACGCGTCCTTCGAGGCTTTCGGCCGCCAGGCCCTGCTCAAGGCCACCTACGCCCCGGACCGGGGCCGGCGGCGCGCCCGGTCCCTGACGGAAGGCGCCCGGGAGCTGCGCCGGGAAGGGGTGGGGCACCGCGGCGCGGTGGCCGTGCTGGGCATCGCCCTGGCCCTCCTCGGCTACCTCGCCCTGGACATCTACTTCTTCGGCATGGGCGCCTGGAGGCCGGATCCCGGCCGCGTGGTGTGGGGCCTCTTCGGCAAGATCCACCCGCCCAGGAGCAGCGGCGTGGGCCGGGTGCTGCCGGGCTGGCTCCGGCCCGACGCGCGCAGCGTCACCTTCGACGTGGCCGACGTCATCCACGAGCGGTCCGGCTCCTACCGGCTGGGCGACTTCCGGGGCAAGGTCGTGTACCTCCACGTGGTGGACGGCCACCACCCCACGGTGCACGAGGCCGTGCCCTGCCTGCGCGCGCTGGACGGGCGCCGCAGTCCCGATTTCGAGTCCTTCATCCTCTACATCCCCGCCCTGGAGCGGGTCAAGGATGTCCACTTCGCCATCCAGTGGGCCCTGGAGATCGCCCCCGCCGTGGCCCCCAACGCCAAGGCGGTGCGGCCCCTGGGCACGGTGTCGACCTTCCCGGCCAACTTCGTCATCGACCGCCAGGGGCGGATCCGCCAGCGCTGGACGGGCTTCAGCGAAGCCATCACGGAGGAGGCCATCAAGGGGGCCCTGGCTGAAAAATGAAAGGCAGGGTAGCGTCTTCCCATGACCTTCACCTTCGACCCTGAATCCGCGGACTGCTCGGGCGCCCTGGCGCGGCTGGGCGCCATCGGGTTCACCGAGGCCGCCGTGGCGGAGCGGCTCGGCCTGGAGGACCTGAACGACCTCCAGTGGAAGGCGGCGCCCATCTATCGGCAGGCGCGCCTGGCGGAGCGGGATCCCCTGGCCTCGGCCATCGACCTCTTCGTCCTCCAGGGCGCCCTGGAGGCCCGGGAACTGGGCCGGCTCTTCGACCCGGAGGCGCAGGGCGCCCTGGTGCGCGCGGGGCTCCTGGCGCGCGCCGGAGCCCAGGTGCGGGCCCGGGCCTCCGTGTACCCCGTGGGGTCCCGCCTCGTCGTCTCGGACCACGCGTGGGTCGACGGCGGCGCCGTCCCCCGCGACCAGGTCATGTACGTGGGCACCGACAGCCGCTGGCTGGCGCGCGCCACGGTGCGCCGGCCCGTGGCGGCGTCCCTGGACCTCTGCTGCGGGTCGGGCATCCACGCCCTCCTGGCGGCCTCCCACGCCGGGACCGCCACCGCGGTGGACATCAACGCCCGAGCCGTGGCCTGCACCGCCTTCAACGCCCGGGCCCTGCGCCTGGCCAACCTGGAGGCCCTCCAGGGCGACCTGTACGCCCCGGTGGGGGACCGGCGCTTCGGGCTGATCACCGCCAACCCCCCCTTCGTGCCCGCCCCCGCCCAGGAGGTGGACTACCGGGACGGCGGGCCCAGCGGCGAGGACGTCCAGCGGCGCATCGTCGAAGGGCTGCCCCGCCACCTGGCCCCGGGCGGCCTGGCCCAGATCGTGACGGAGCTCGGAGAGCGGGAGGGTGAGCCCCTGGAGGACAGGCTGCGCCTCTGGCTCGGCGGCGCCCCCATGGACGTCCACATCCTCCGCCTGCGCGTCCACCCCGCCCAGGTGTACGCGATCGGCCACGCCGTGGGCGACGACAACGCCGCCTTCCTCGCCTCCGTGGGCCGCTGGCACGCGAACCTGCAGGCCCAGGGGTACGACCGGGTGGTCTCCGTGCTGCTGGCCTTCCAGTGGAGCGACGACCCGTGGACCCGGGTGGACGAGGCCGTGGCCCCCTCGCGCGACGCCGGCGCGGAGGTGGAGGCCCTGTTCTCGGCCGAGCGCCTCGCCCGGGACCCCTCCCTCCGGGACCGCCTGCAGCGGGGGCGCGTCGTCCTGGCGGGTCCCGTGGCCCTCCTGGAGGCCCGGGCCCTGGGCATGCGGGTGCCCCCCACCACCCAGGCCCGCCTCGCCGCCCAGGCCATGCCCGTGGAGCACATCCTGGCGCCCCTGGAGCGGGACCTGCTGGAGCGCCTGGACCCCGGCGCCTCCGTGGCGGACCTCCTGGCCGCGGCCGCCTCCGCCGGCATCCCCGCCCAGGCCGTGATGGACGCCCTGGTGGCCCTGGTGCACAAGGGCCTGGCCCGCCCCGCATGACCACCTGGCACCTCTACCTCCTCCAGTGCGGCCGGTCCATCTACACCGGCATCACCACCGACGTGGAGGCCCGGTGCGCGGCCCACGCCGCCGGCAAGGGCGCCAAGTTCACCCGGGGCCGGGCGGGCCAGAAGCTCCTCTTCCAGGCCCCCGTCGGCACCCGCAGCCAGGCCACGCGCATGGAGCGGGCCGTCAAGCGCCTCTCCCACCAGGGGAAGCTGGACCTGGCCGAAGGCCGGGAGCCCCTGCCCGAGGTGGAGTGAGGGGACGGGTCATCGAGGAAACTGGAAAAGATGGGATGTCTGGTTCTGGACCATATTCCAGGATGTCCACCGGATGCAGCATTACCCGGATATTCACCGGATTGGGCTCCGGGGCGGCTGGAAGGGCGGCGGGAAAGGCGGCCGTGGAACCGGCCAGGGACGGAGCACCGGTGGCGGGCAGGGGCGGGGAGGGAAGGGGTCCAGATGGGGGAATTCCCGGATGGGGCCGGGGGAGCCGCCGGTGATCGAGAGGGCTTCGGATTCGCGGAGGGGACGCATGGGGCCTCCATGGAGGGCTCTGGACCTCAGGATGGGCCGGGCCGCTTTCCAGGCCAGGGCGGCGGCGACTTCCGTCCGGGTTCCGCCGGGTTTCAGCACGGACCTCAGCCTGAGATCCACTGAGACGGATTTGTCCGCGGTTTCCATTTTGGGTTCTGCACGGAGTACTTGTTCTCGACGAACCCAAGATGCCACGAGTTCACGGGTGCCGACCTGTTTCCCGATGAATCCGGAGAACCCCAACGAAGAGCCTATCGCCGAGTCGCCGAGGCAGCCGAGGATCGCCGAAGAATAAAAAAAGATCTTTTCCCGGCGAACCTCGCCCCTCGGCGATGGGCTTTTCGTTTCAAGTAGTCTGAATGAAGGGGGTCAGGACGGCCTTCCTTCCGCGGATGCCGAGACCCGGCAGGTGCTCTGGGGCGGACGCACCCAAACCTCGGGCCACACGGGCAGGAGGCCAGGCGCGTCAGTTCCCCTTCCCGGTGCCCAGCAGCTTCCCCACCGCGCTCACCAGGTGCTCCGCCTCGGCTTCCGGCGGCAGGACCGGATGATCGCCCGGCACCAGGTCCCCGACCCCCAGGAACGGGATGCCCGCCAGTTCGGCGGCATGGCGGTCATGGGGACGGTCGCCCACGTAGAGGTGCGGGCCCTTGCAGCCGGCCATGGCCATGCGGATGAGGCCGGCGCGGTCCAGCCGGGGCAGGCTCCCCAGGCGGGGGATGCGCGGATCCACGCCCAGGAGGCCGGCCTTGAAGGCGAGGACCCTCGGGACGTTCCCGGAAACCAGCCAGACGGCGCGGCCGGCGTCCACCAGGCGGGCCATGCCGTCGATGAGCCCCCGGAAGGCGGTGGGGGCGTGGCCCTGGGGGTGGAAGGCGTCCTCGAACCGGGCGAGGCACGCGGCCTCGTAGGCGGCGTAGTGGGCCTCGGACATGGGGACTCCGAAGCGCATGGCGTGGAGCTCGCCCATGATCTCCCAGTCGGTGGAGCCGGTGCAGCGGCGCAGCTGCTCCACGGTGGGTTCGGCGCCCCAGAGGTCGCCCAGGGCCTTCCTGAGCAGCACGTAGCCGCCGCCGAACTGTCCGAGTGTGCCGTCGAGGTCGAAGCAGAGTGGCATGCCTCCATTCTGGGGCAAAAAGGCGTGGCTGGGCGGGGATCCGGAGGCTACCCTGAATTCATGCGGTATTTCTCAGTGATCCTGGCGTCGGCCCTCATGGCCCTTTCTGTCGATGCGGCCGGATCCGGGGGGACCGTCCTGGACTACAAGGTCGTGGTGCGCATGCGGGACGGAGGCGCCCCCCTCGAGAGCCGCCTGCAGGTGGTCACCACGGCGCCCGTGGCCACGCACAACAGGGTCAAGCGCCCCCGGTTCGTGGGCTGGAGGATCCGGGCCTTCCCGGGCAAGGGGGGGCTGCCCCCCGCGTCGGTGCTGACCCGGGTGGAGAGCCTCCTGTACCTTGAAGGCCCCACGTCGGGGGTGGTGCCCAGGGAGGGGGGGATGCGTTTCGGCAAACGGTTCTGCCGGCTCTGGCAGGCCCTGACGCCCTCCTCCGTGGGGGCGTTCGTGTACCTGGCCGAGGTCTCCCCGAACCTCCTGGCCCTCTCCTACCTGAGCGCCAGCCTTCCGGAAGGGGACCTGGCCTCCATCGAACTCCACCTGGAAGGGGTCAGCCTGGGACCCGCCCCGGCCCCGGCCGAGGACGGGACGGTGCTCCTGCGCACCCTGCGCAAGTGGGGCGCCCTGCTGGACGACGATCAGCAAGTAATGGTTACAGAGCAGATACAGTGACCCCTCCGGGGTCGGTTATCCTGATGGACCGGGGGGATCATGGCTTTCAAGGACGAGTGCGGCGTATTCGGGATCTGGCCTGAGCTGGAAGCCTCGCGCCAGACCTACCTGGGGCTCTATGCCCTGCAGCACCGTGGCCAGGAGGCCGCGGGCATCTGCTCGCGCGACCAGGGCCGGCTCCACCTGCACAAGGGCCAGGGCTACGTGGCCGACGTCTTCACGGAGGCCACCCTGGACCGCCTCCCCGGGGACGGCGCCATCGGGCACACCCGGTATTCCACCACGGGCGGCAACGTGGCCTCGGCGGCCCACCCCTTCCTGGTGGAGGGCCGGTTCGGGCAGATCGCCCTGTGCCACAACGGCAACCTGACCAACACCGAGGAGCTGCGGAACCGCCTCATCCAGGAGGGCCAGGTCTTCTCCAGCCCCTCGGATTCCGAAGTGATCCTCGCCCTCATCAACCGGGCCCGGGCCGCCAGCGTCGTGGACGCGGTGGTGGAGGCGCTCCGGCAGGTGGAGGGGGCGTTCTCGGTGCTGATCATCACCAAGGACAAGTTCATGGCGGCCCGGGACCCCCGGGGCTTCCGGCCCCTGTCCATCGGGCGTCTGGGGGAGGCCACGGCCTTTTCCAGCGAGACCTGCGCCTTCGACCTGCTGGGGGCCGAGTACGTGCGCGAGGTGGAGGCCGGCGAGCTGGTGGTGCTGGACCGGGAAGGGCTCACGTCCGTGTTCCCCAGGGAGCGGATCCAGGCCCGGCCCTGCGTGTTCGAGCACGTGTACTTCGCCCGGCCCGACTCCTTCGTGTACGGCCTCTCCGTCATGGCCACCCGCCGGGAGATGGGGCGCCTCCTGGCCAGGCGCCACGGCGTCGCGGCCGACCTGGTGGTGCCCGTGCCCGACTCGGGCGTCTCGGCGGCCCTGGGCTACTCCGAGGAATCCGGGATCCCCTTCGACTTCGGCCTCATCCGCAACCACTACGTGGGACGCACCTTCATCGAGCCCAAGCAGAGCATCCGCTCCTTCGGGGTGAAGGTGAAGCTCAACCCCGTGCGCGAACTCCTCCGGGGCAAGCGCGTGGTGCTGGTGGACGACAGCGTGGTGCGGGGCACCACCAGCCGCAAGATCGTCTCCATGGTGCGCGCCGCGGGGGCCGCGGAGGTGCACATGCGCATCTCCAGCCCGCCCACCACCCACCCCTGCTTCTACGGCATCGACACGCCGGACCGGGAGCACCTGCTCGCGGCCACCCGGAACCTGGAGGAGATCCGGACCTTCATCGGCGCGGACACCATCGGCTACCTGACCCTGGAGGACCTCCAGTCCACCGTCCAGGACCTCGACGGGGGCCACTTCTGCTACGCGTGCTTCACGGGGGACTACCCCGTGCTCCCCCTGGGCGCCGCGAGCCGCTGCGGATGACCGGCCCGGCCGGGCCGGGCGGGCCCCTCCCATCCCAGTTCGAGGACGGCCTGCGCCTTCTGGCCGCGGCCCTGGCCCTCAAGGGCGACAGCCGCAGCGCCCCCGCCGCCACCACCGCCGCGTGCTCGGCCATCCAGCGCTTCCTGAAGATCCTCGAGGCCGGCGCCGCGCGCCGCCTCCCGGACCCCGGCGGCAACGTCGAGCGGCTCAGGGCCCAGTGCGGCGCCCTCCTCACCCTGCGCCAGGACCCCGCCTCCGCGCTGGACCACACCCTGGAGGCCGCGCGGCTCGCCCGGGACGAGGCGGCCCGCGTCATCGCGCTGCTGGCGGTGAGCCATGACTAGGATCGCGGTGCTCGGCCCCACGGCCTCGGGCAAGTCGGCCCTGGCCATCGCCCTGGCCCGGCGCATCGGCGGCGAGGTGGTCAACGGCGACCCCTTCCAGGCCTACCGGGACCTGCCCGTGGGCACGGGCCAGCCCAGCGAGGCCGAGCGGGAGGGCATCCCCCACCACGGCTACGGCGTCCTGCCCCTGGAGACCGCCGTGAATCCGGCCTCCTTCGGGGAGCTGGCCCGGGGCTGGATCGGCGCCTGCGCCAACCCGGTGCTCGTCACCGGGTCCGGCCTCTACCTCCGGGGCGTCTGGGACCAGCTCACGCAGCTGCCCGACGTGCCCGAGGCGATCACCGCCAAGCTGCGCCGGTGGGTGGACCTGCTGGGCTCCCCGGCCCTGCACCGCTACCTGGCCGCGGTGGACCCCGCGCGCGCCGCCCAGCTCCATCCCAACGACCGCTCCCGGGTGCAGCGGGCCCTGGGCCTCCACCTGGCCACCGGGAGCCGCGCCTCGCTCTTCCTGGACGGCGTGGACCGGGGCGTGCCCGAGGGCTGGCTGGCCATCCTCGTGCTGCCTTCCCGGGAGCGCCAGCGGGAACGGGTGGCCGCCCGGGTTCGCCAGATGATCCGCGCCGGCTGGCAGAAGGAGGTGGCCGCCCTCCAGGGCACCCCGGCGGAGGCCGCGCTGCGCCGCCTGCGCCCCCTGGGCTACGACGTCTGGATGGACGAGCCCCGGGGCGCGGGCGCCCGCATCATCCTGGACACCCGCGCCTACGCCAAGCGGCAGGGGACCTACTTCCGCAACCAGTGGCCGGACGTGCCGGTCTGGGATCCCGACGCCGAACCGGTGGAGGCCGCGTTCGCCAAGCTGGGCCTCTGAGCCCGGGCCTTCCGGAGCTCCGGGTCAGCATTAAATTATTCCAGGCGCCTCCTGGCGTCGCTGGAATCCATGGCTATAGTTCCTGAGGTATTGTGCCATCGGAACCCTTTGCGCCTGGAGGCCCCATGACGTGGTTCAAGTCCCTCCGGCTGGCCACCCAGCTCATCACGGCCTTCGTGGCCGTGGCCCTCATCACCGTCGTCGTGGGGATCTTCGGCATCCGCGCGTCCTTCGACCTCCACCGGATGATGGAGGACGCCTACTCCAACTGCACCCTGGCGGTGATCAACACCAGCAACGCCACCTTGGCCCTGGCCAACTGCCAGAGGGCCCTGGGCAACATCGTCCTGGCCCAGGACACCGCCTACCGCACGGGCCAGATCGATCACATGGGCAAGTACCGCTCCTCCGTCGCCGACTGGGTCGCCCGGGAGCGGAAGACCATGATGGGCGAGGCCGAGGTGGCCCAGTGGAAGCTCTACGACCAGTTGTGGGAGCCCTACGTCACATCCACCCGCAAGCTCGTCGCCCTGGCCGAGGCCGGCAAGCGCGCCGAGGCGGAGAAGTGGCTGGTCGGGGACGTGCGCCCCACGTACGGCGCCGTGGAGAAGCTCCTGGCCGAGGTGGTGGAGATCAACCGGCTGAACGCCGAGGCCGCCAACAAGGCCGGCCAGGCCGTGTACGAAAAGGTCCGCTGGCAGGCCGGGACGCTCGTCGCCGCCTGCTTCGTGCTCTCCATCCTGCTGGGGGGCCTGGTGACCCGGATTATCAAGGGCCAGGTGGGGGGCGAACCCGCCCTTGCCGCCTCCATCGCCCAGCGCGTGGCCCAGGGCGACATCACCATGGAGGTCCCGGTCGCCGAGGGCGACGCCACCAGCATGATGGCCGCCATGAGGACCATGGTCGCCACCCTCTCGCGGGTCCTGGCCGAGACCCAGAAGGTCGTGGAGGCCGCGGGCCGGGGCGACTTCCACCAGCGCATCGCCGTGGAGGGAAGCCGGGGCTACATCCTGGCCCTGGGCACGTCCCTCAACACGCTCTCCGAGACCTGCCAGAAGGGGCTCAGCGACGTGCGGCGGGTCATGGAGGCCGCGGCCAAGGGCGACCTGTCGGAGCGGATCACGGTGGCCTACGAGGGGGAGTTCCTGCGCCTCAAGGATGCCTCCAACGCCACCGTCGAGAAGCTGTCCGAGACCATCGGCGGCGTGCTGGAAGCCTGCAGCAGCCTCGTGGAGGCGTCCGAACAGCTCAGCTCCACGGCCCAGGCCCTGAGCCAGGGCGCCTCGGAACAGGCCGCCAGCGTGGAGGAGACCAGCGCGTCCATGGAGGAGATGAGCGCCTCCATCGCCCAGAACAACGAGAACGCCAAGGTCACCGGGGACCTCGCCATCAAGACCGCCCGCGAGACCGTGGAGGGCGGCGCGGCCGTGCGGGAGACCGTGGACGCCATGAAGCAGATCGCCCGGAAGATCGCCATCATCGACGACATCGCCTACCAGACCAACCTGCTGGCACTGAACGCCGCCATCGAGGCGGGGCGGGCCGGGGAGCACGGCAAAGGCTTCGCCGTGGTGGCCGCCGAGGTGCGCAAGCTGGCCGAGCGCAGCCAGATCGCGGCCGAGGAGATCAGCGCCCTGGCCTCGGGCAGCGTGGAGCTGGCCGGGAAGGCCGGGAACCTCCTGGAGACCATCGTGCCCTCCATCCAGAAGACCGCCGACCTGGTGCAGGAGATCGCCGCGGCATCCAGCGAACAGAACTCAGGCGTGGGCCAGATCAACGCCGCCATCGGCCAGATCAGCCAGGCCGTGGCCCAGAACGCCGCAGCCTCCGAGGAACTGGCCTCCACCTCGGAGGAGGTCAACGCCCAGGCCCTGGAACTCCAGGCCGCCATGGACTTCTTCAGCCTGGGCGAAGAGGCCCGTCCCTCCCGGGGGCGCCGCGGGGTGCGGCCCCCGCCCAGGAAGGGCGGCGCGCCGGCGCGGATGGGCTCCAAGGAGGCCCACGCCGAGCAGGACTTCACGAGGTTCTGACCCGGGCCGTACGGCCGTATCCGCCGCCCCGTCTCACCCTTCCCTGGCGGGAGCAGGCGATGCCGCGGGGACCTTGGCCCGTTCCCTCAGGTCCACGATGCGGGCCCGCACCTCGGCCATGAGGTCCTCCTTCGTCTCGAAGTCCCTGGGGTGGATGGGCTGGCCCACGGTGATGACGTACTTCCACGGCCGCACCAGGAGCTTGCCGGGGGGCAGCATGTGGTAGGCGCCGCCGATGCCCAGGGGGAGGATGGGGGTGTCGGCGTCCACGGCCAGGGCGAAGCCGCCCTTCTTGAAGGGGAGCAGCTCCCCGGTGCGGGTGCGGGTGCCCTCGGGGAAGAGGACGACGCTCTTGCCGCCCCGTATCTGGCGGGCGGCCTCGGCGATGCTGGCCACGGCCTTCTCGCGGTTGCTGCGGTCGATGAAGATGGTGCCGGCCATCATGGCGGCCCAGCCCACCGGGACCATCCACTTCAGCTCCTTCTTGGCCAGGTACACGGCCGGGATGGGCAGGGTGCCCATGAGCACGGGCGGGTCCAGGAGGCTCTCGTGGTTGGCCATGAAGATCACCGGCTGGCGGCGCTCCCGGATGTCCTCGGGCAGGTCCTCCCACCCGATGAGCTCGTTGTGCATGCCGAAGAACCGGAAGATGGACCGGCTCCACAGCGGCCCAAAGGTCCAGAAGCTCCGCTTGGGCCCCAGGAAGGGCGCCCCCAGGATGATGGTGACGGCCGTGAGCGGAAGGCTCACCAGCCCCCAGGCGGTGACCGTCGCCCTCCACGGCCAGGTGCTCTTCCAACCTCCCACGATGGGCTCCATGATCAGGCCGGGAGGGCCCTGGGGAAGAGGATGTGGTTCTCGAGGAAGAGGTGGAGGTGCAGGTCGTCCTCCAGATTCCGCAGGCCCAGGTAGATGGCTCTCAGGTGCGCCGGGGAGTCCGGGGTGATCTCGTAGTCGGAGGTGATGAGCCGGATGTTGTGGAGGAGCTCCTCGGCGGCCTGGTGCTCGGCGGAGATGGTGCGGGCCTGCTCCGAGGGGGTGCTGAGCGAGATGGGCGTCACGCCTCCGTTTTCGGCGGCGCAGATGGCCGGGAAGAGGTTGCGCTCCTCCATCTGGAAGTGGGCCACCAGGTCCCTGGCGAGGCTGGCGAAGTGGACCTTGATGCGGATGAGGACGGCCTGGGCGGGGCCGGGGATGGCCAGGCCCGCGTCCAGGAGCTTCTGGATGCGCACCAGCTCCTCCCGGGTGAAGGCGTGGTGATGGTGCACGATGTGGTGGACCAGTTCGGGGATGGTCGCCATCATCCAGTCGCGCGGCGCCTGGGGCTTGAGGGCGTCCAGCTCCTGGGCGACCTTGTCCGGCGCCAGGCCCTGGACCTTGCAGGCCTCGGCGAGGGTCAGGCCCCCCTGGCCGTGCACGTCGATGCCGAGGCGGCAGAGGTGGCGGGTCACGGCCTGGCTGGAGGCGGCCAGCTGTTCGATGGGGCTGGAGGTGTCGATGGGCATGCGGGAGTCCTGGATTGACGCGAGCTAGTACCTTATCACGGCACCGGGTCGTGGCCGCCGTGGCCGAAGGGGTTGCATCGGAGGATCCGCCAGGTGGTGAGGGCCCCTCCCCGGAGGGTCCCGTACTTCCGCACGCAGCCCAGGCCGTAGTGGCTGCAGGTGGGGGTGAACTTGCACTGGGAGGGCAGGGCGGGGCCCAGGGTGGCCTGGTAGGCCCGGATGGCCCCCCGGGCCACCCAGGCCGTGGGCTGGAAGGGCACGGGCAGGAAGGCCTCCAGGATCAGGTAGATCCCGCAGGCCAGCAGGGGATGGGCAAACAGCGCGTCGATCACCCGCCGGACTCCCGTCACGCGTCCTTCTCTGCCTTGAACCGGCGCGCCTCCTCCAGGAAGGCGGGGACCAGGTCGGCCTCCTTGACCTTGCGG from Geothrix sp. 21YS21S-2 includes these protein-coding regions:
- a CDS encoding methyl-accepting chemotaxis protein; translation: MTWFKSLRLATQLITAFVAVALITVVVGIFGIRASFDLHRMMEDAYSNCTLAVINTSNATLALANCQRALGNIVLAQDTAYRTGQIDHMGKYRSSVADWVARERKTMMGEAEVAQWKLYDQLWEPYVTSTRKLVALAEAGKRAEAEKWLVGDVRPTYGAVEKLLAEVVEINRLNAEAANKAGQAVYEKVRWQAGTLVAACFVLSILLGGLVTRIIKGQVGGEPALAASIAQRVAQGDITMEVPVAEGDATSMMAAMRTMVATLSRVLAETQKVVEAAGRGDFHQRIAVEGSRGYILALGTSLNTLSETCQKGLSDVRRVMEAAAKGDLSERITVAYEGEFLRLKDASNATVEKLSETIGGVLEACSSLVEASEQLSSTAQALSQGASEQAASVEETSASMEEMSASIAQNNENAKVTGDLAIKTARETVEGGAAVRETVDAMKQIARKIAIIDDIAYQTNLLALNAAIEAGRAGEHGKGFAVVAAEVRKLAERSQIAAEEISALASGSVELAGKAGNLLETIVPSIQKTADLVQEIAAASSEQNSGVGQINAAIGQISQAVAQNAAASEELASTSEEVNAQALELQAAMDFFSLGEEARPSRGRRGVRPPPRKGGAPARMGSKEAHAEQDFTRF
- a CDS encoding 1-acyl-sn-glycerol-3-phosphate acyltransferase, whose translation is MGGWKSTWPWRATVTAWGLVSLPLTAVTIILGAPFLGPKRSFWTFGPLWSRSIFRFFGMHNELIGWEDLPEDIRERRQPVIFMANHESLLDPPVLMGTLPIPAVYLAKKELKWMVPVGWAAMMAGTIFIDRSNREKAVASIAEAARQIRGGKSVVLFPEGTRTRTGELLPFKKGGFALAVDADTPILPLGIGGAYHMLPPGKLLVRPWKYVITVGQPIHPRDFETKEDLMAEVRARIVDLRERAKVPAASPAPAREG
- a CDS encoding hemerythrin domain-containing protein produces the protein MPIDTSSPIEQLAASSQAVTRHLCRLGIDVHGQGGLTLAEACKVQGLAPDKVAQELDALKPQAPRDWMMATIPELVHHIVHHHHAFTREELVRIQKLLDAGLAIPGPAQAVLIRIKVHFASLARDLVAHFQMEERNLFPAICAAENGGVTPISLSTPSEQARTISAEHQAAEELLHNIRLITSDYEITPDSPAHLRAIYLGLRNLEDDLHLHLFLENHILFPRALPA
- the yidD gene encoding membrane protein insertion efficiency factor YidD encodes the protein MTGVRRVIDALFAHPLLACGIYLILEAFLPVPFQPTAWVARGAIRAYQATLGPALPSQCKFTPTCSHYGLGCVRKYGTLRGGALTTWRILRCNPFGHGGHDPVP